Proteins from one Cicer arietinum cultivar CDC Frontier isolate Library 1 chromosome 3, Cicar.CDCFrontier_v2.0, whole genome shotgun sequence genomic window:
- the LOC101503183 gene encoding protein RETICULATA, chloroplastic, with protein sequence MAGCSSNFGVAHGVCVGKEIVLRKNVNQYSSFSSLSFRSVLLKEAAFPAICVNKCGGSYVSIQKKQTFLIMCMSQPPAESQPAATTVELSEGGGDCVVGKEQKNWDSEPDSKTDGNDNNGVLFDGSGGNGSFGNGGAGDRSDGGDDDDDKEEGEFGPMLKYDEVLRETEARGVTLPFDMLEAAKSVGIPKLLLLRYLDLEGSFWPLGFAMRSCSILRNRMLADPAFLFKIGSEIVIDSCCATVAEYQKRGKDFWNEFELYVADLLVGLVVNVALVGMLAPYARIGKPSISRGFLGSMQKAYAALPSSVFEAERPGCRFSVQQRLGTYFFKGMMYGAVGFGCGIIGQGIANMIMTAKRNIKKSEDDVPVPPLLKSAALWGVFLAVSSNTRYQIVNGLERLVEASPMAKQVPPVALAFTVGVRFANNVYGGMQFVDWARWSGVQ encoded by the exons ATGGCGGGTTGTTCTTCAAATTTTGGGGTGGCCCATGGTGTCTGTGTAGGAAAAGAAATTGTTTTGCGGAAGAATGTAAATCAATATTCAAGTTTTAGTAGTTTGAGTTTTAGGAGTGTGTTGTTGAAGGAGGCTGCATTTCCAGCTATTTGTGTGAACAAGTGTGGTGGATCATATGTGTCTATACAGAAGAAACAAACGTTTTTAATTATGTGTATGTCGCAGCCGCCTGCTGAATCGCAGCCTGCTGCAACAACAGTGGAATTATCGGAAGGGGGAGGTGATTGTGTAGTgggaaaagaacaaaaaaattgGGATAGTGAGCCGGATTCAAAGACTGATGGAAATGATAATAATGGAGTTTTGTTTGATGGTAGTGGTGGTAATGGGAGCTTTGGAAATGGTGGAGCGGGAGATAGGAGTGATGGTGGTGATGATGATGACGATAAAGAAGAAGGGGAATTCGGGCCGATGTTGAAATATGATGAGGTATTGAGAGAGACGGAGGCACGTGGCGTTACTCTTCCTTTTGACATGTTGGAGGCTGCTAAGAGTGTTGGAATCCCAAAGTTGCTTCTTCTTAGATATTTGGATTTAGAG GGATCTTTTTGGCCTTTAGGATTTGCTATGAGATCATGCTCTATCCTTCGCAACCGAATGCTGGCTGATCCAgcatttcttttcaaaattggcTCAGAG ATCGTAATTGATTCTTGTTGTGCTACTGTTGCTGAATATCAAAAGAGAGGCAAAGACTTTTGGAATGAATTCGAGTTGTATGTTGCGGATCTTCTTGTTGGGTTGGTTGTTAATGTTGCTTTGGTAGGAATGTTGGCACCTTATGCACGAATTGGAAAACCGTCGATATCTAGGGGATTCCTTGGTAGTATGCAGAAAGCTTATGCAGCTTTGCCTAGCAG TGTATTTGAAGCTGAAAGACCAGGATGCAGATTTTCTGTACAGCAGAGACTAGGAACATACTTCTTCAAG GGTATGATGTATGGAGCTGTTGGATTTGGATGTGGTATTATCGGTCAAGGCATTGCAAACATGATCATGACTGCAAAGCG GAACATAAAAAAATCAGAAGACGACGTACCTGTACCACCTCTTTTGAAGAGTGCTGCTCTTTGGG GTGTGTTCCTTGCCGTATCTTCTAACACGCGATACCAGATTGTAAATGGACTAGAACGTTTGGTAGAAGCATCGCCAATGGCAAAGCAGGTTCCACCAGTTGCCCTGGCTTTCACAGTCGGTGTGCGTTTCGCCAACAACGTTTATGGTGGCATGCAGTTTGTTGACTGGGCTAGGTGGAGTGGAGTGCAATAG
- the LOC101503503 gene encoding protein NRT1/ PTR FAMILY 2.8-like: MMNENHSFEDSFTYLPHFSSTKKKIGGWKAVKYILGNETFEKLASMSLIANLVVYMHTQYNMDTTFSVEVFNIWSGFTNFLPLVAAYVADAYAGKFNMLFLGSIASFLGMGFMSLGAGVPSLRPQPCSTLYDCIPTKPTSTQLAVLYVGLGFFAIGSSSLRPCNIAFGADQFDITTEKGRSQLESFCNWWYFLFTVALLVALTLVVYIQTNVSWFLGFIIPTICFAFSLTIFLFGRNTYVRLKPKGSILCDLSKVVVAAIRKHHVDMKNDSELSFYDPSEESIHVKLAHTNRFRFFDKASVITNSSEIDSNGKSIDGWRLCSLQHVEELKSILNTLPVWVAGIICFLAMGQTSSYGTLQALQTDKSIGKNFTVPSAWMGLVPMIALSLWILLYEKIYDPWTKKTTLKYKRLSIEHRLLIGIILSIVCMVVSGLFEIHRRGAAKNGTFESSTRIWWLVPQFALSGLVEAFAAIPMMELLTSYWPESMKTLGGAVFFLSLSIASSLSNVLIKIIIGVTKKNGGTPWLGGNDLNKNRLEYYYYTIAVLGGLNLLYFWFFARRFLSSEVIQRQSQGEVEDEENEYQQ; encoded by the exons ATGATGAATGAGAACCATTCTTTTGAAGATTCTTTTACATACCTTCCTCATTTTTCTTCCACCAAAAAGAAAATAGGAGGATGGAAGGCTGTCAAATACATTCTTG gaAACGAGACATTCGAGAAATTGGCTTCTATGAGTTTGATAGCTAACTTGGTTGTGTACATGCATACACAATACAACATGGATACTACATTTTCAGTTGAGGTTTTCAACATTTGGTCAGGTTTCACAAATTTTCTTCCATTAGTAGCTGCTTATGTAGCTGATGCTTATGCTGGAAAGTTTAATATGCTCTTCCTTGGCAGCATAGCTTCATTTCtg GGCATGGGATTCATGTCTCTAGGTGCTGGTGTACCATCATTAAGACCTCAACCCTGCTCAACTCTTTATGATTGCATACCAACAAAACCAACAAGCACACAACTCGCTGTTCTATATGTGGGACTTGGATTTTTTGCAATCGGCTCTAGTAGCCTTAGACCCTGTAACATTGCCTTTGGAGCTGATCAATTTGATATCACCACAGAAAAAGGAAGATCTCAATTAGAGAGCTTTTGCAATTGGTGGTACTTTTTATTCACAGTAGCTCTTTTGGTAGCCCTCACATTAGTTGTCTACATTCAAACTAATGTAAGCTGGTTTCTTGGTTTCATCATTCCAACTATTTGTTTTGCTTTCTCCCTAACCATCTTCTTGTTCGGACGCAACACTTACGTCCGGTTAAAGCCGAAAGGAAGCATCCTTTGTGACTTATCCAAAGTAGTTGTTGCTGCCATTAGGAAACACCATGTTGATATGAAGAATGACTCTGAACTCTCATTTTATGATCCATCAGAAGAATCAATTCATGTTAAGCTTGCTCACACAAATAGGTTCAGATTCTTTGATAAAGCTAGTGTGATCACAAACAGCAGTGAAATTGACAGCAATGGAAAATCAATTGATGGTTGGAGGCTATGCAGTTTACAACACGTGGAAGAATTGAAATCTATATTAAATACTTTACCAGTTTGGGTAGCAGGAATTATATGTTTTCTTGCAATGGGACAAACAAGTTCTTATGGTACTTTACAGGCATTGCAAACAGACAAATCAATTGGAAAAAATTTCACTGTTCCATCAGCTTGGATGGGATTAGTACCTATGATTGCACTTTCCTTATGGATTCTACTCTATGAGAAAATCTATGACCCTTGGACTAAGAAAACAaccttaaaatataaaaggttGTCAATTGAACATAGGTTATTAATAGGAATCATTTTATCTATCGTTTGCATGGTTGTTTCAGGACTATTTGAGATTCACCGCCGCGGTGCTGCGAAAAATGGAACATTTGAATCATCTACAAGAATTTGGTGGCTTGTGCCACAGTTTGCTTTGTCTGGTTTGGTTGAAGCTTTTGCAGCAATTCCTATGATGGAGTTATTAACATCATATTGGCCTGAGAGCATGAAAACGTTAGGTGGGGCAGTGTTTTTTCTAAGTTTATCAATTGCTAGTTCATTGAGCAATGTTCTTATAAAGATTATTATCGGGGTGACTAAGAAGAATGGTGGAACACCTTGGTTAGGTGGTaatgatttgaataagaatagGCTTGAGTATTATTACTACACTATTGCTGTTCTTGGAGGGTTGAATTTGTTGTACTTTTGGTTTTTTGCTCGACGTTTTCTATCCAGTGAGGTGATTCAAAGACAAAGTCAAGGTGAAGTagaagatgaagaaaatgaATATCAACAATAA
- the LOC101503839 gene encoding protein MIZU-KUSSEI 1: MAIDTLRRFFLPCFTPSTNHKQPTTTPSKKQRLSTSLRHTTTTTKTASPSSSTSSSSAATTISTTAPPRPSKSMVIGTIFGNRRGHVWFCVQHDRLTPKPSLLLELPLSTNNLVREMRNGLVRIALECCTSSDNPAFSNCPLRSVPLWTAFCNGRKNGFATRRRAGDRVRTILQTMQCVTVGAGVIPSGFGSGSEELMYMRANFEHVVGNADSESFHLINPDESTGQELSVFLLRSRLGVNR; the protein is encoded by the coding sequence ATGGCCATCGACACTCTCCGTCGATTCTTTCTCCCCTGTTTCACCCCTTCCACCAACCACAAACAACCAACCACCACCCCTTCCAAGAAACAACGCCTAAGCACCTCCCTCCGccacacaacaacaacaaccaaaacAGCCTCCCCTTCCTCCTCCACCTCCTCCTCCTCCGCAGCAACCACAATCTCCACCACCGCCCCACCCCGCCCTTCCAAATCAATGGTAATCGGAACCATCTTCGGTAATCGTCGAGGCCACGTTTGGTTCTGCGTCCAGCACGATCGTCTGACCCCCAAACCATCCCTCCTCCTCGAACTCCCTCTCTCTACTAACAACCTCGTCCGTGAAATGCGGAACGGGCTCGTCCGTATCGCACTCGAATGCTGCACTTCGTCCGACAATCCCGCTTTCTCTAACTGCCCCCTCCGTTCCGTCCCTCTCTGGACCGCCTTCTGTAACGGCCGTAAAAACGGATTCGCCACTCGCCGCCGCGCCGGAGATCGCGTCCGAACAATCCTCCAAACTATGCAGTGTGTCACCGTCGGAGCCGGTGTTATACCTTCTGGGTTCGGGTCGGGTTCTGAGGAGCTTATGTATATGCGTGCTAACTTCGAACATGTTGTGGGAAATGCTGATTCCGAGTCGTTTCATCTTATTAACCCGGACGAGTCCACGGGTCAGGAACTCAGTGTTTTCTTGCTCCGATCCCGACTCGGGGTGAATCGTTGA